Proteins encoded together in one Lathyrus oleraceus cultivar Zhongwan6 chromosome 5, CAAS_Psat_ZW6_1.0, whole genome shotgun sequence window:
- the LOC127086586 gene encoding uncharacterized protein LOC127086586, translating into MRTGLKNNIAYSFFDPEIGVLKDMIALITPDHVGMFRESYGGILKMVFRLTDCDRSAIHTLLQFYDPGLRCFVFPDYLLGPLMEDYVSIRGIQIRDQIPFHVTRAEPDVLGISRALYLSPEMVKEGWKEKGKLPGFHLSFLEANAKEHAAAGNWKTVCALIAVSIYGIVLFPNQKNIVDHNAIRLFMQRNPIPTLIGDVYYSVHNRNEKRRGGLVRCCSQLLFRWFMGYLPSRGAFVQIDPSVKWSFRLMGLRADDIAWTHNGLAGQDFICSCGSLPNVPLVGVQGCINYNPMLLRRQMGFAIEGPPLGREIQKSFYFPIDGNQTKLRQVLDEWRDIQRRGKVPYGKVNCRYFPLFEDWLRKRIESTFLPFPGGDSVCPRIEGPSSSVSMDEFLEVKRERDQLLAEKTELEMSVARVQRANQELKAKMEDQDKRHALETKRFEMDTAYYGKVSQALASSAKEHDITKEKLFRASKVIEDEKRRQILVRDQRDERARVLAAEWEAEKAKIRAERDHYMAERDHYFRQMKIHQKEVGRLQQENTELRFAAEFARMEDEIGPSVGPSSS; encoded by the coding sequence atgaggaccggtttgaagaacaacattgcttacagtttctttgatccagagattggtgtgctcaaggatatgatagcattgattactcctgaccatgtgggaatgtttagagagtcatacggcggtattctgaagatggttttcagactcactgactgcgacaggagcgccatccacactcttcttcagttctatgaccctgggttgaggtgtttcgtttttccagactatctgttgggacctctgatggaggattatgtcagcatccggggtattcagatccgtgatcagattcctttccatgtcaCTAGGGCGGAGCCGGACGTCCTTGGgatttcacgtgctctttatttgagtccggaaatggtcaaggaaggttggaaggagaagggaaagttacctggatttcatttgagtttcttggaggctaatgccaaggaacatgctgctgcgggtaactggaagacggtttgtgctctgattgctgtgagcatttatgggattgttctgtttcctaaccagaagaatattgtggaccataatgctatcagattgtttatgcagagaaaccctattcctaccctgattggagatgtctactactcagtgcataacaggaatgagaagaggcggGGTGGTCTGGTTAGATGCTGCTCTCAGTTGCTCTTTagatggttcatggggtatttgccttcccgaggtgcttttgttCAGATTGACCCtagtgtcaagtggtccttccgattgatgggtctgcgggctgatgacattgcttggactcataatggtttagCTGGTCAGGACTTCATATGTagttgtgggagtttacctaatgtgcctttggtgggagttcagggttgcattaattacaacccgatgcttctccggagacagatggggtttgctatagagggtcctcctctcgggcgagagattcagaagtccttctatttcccgattgatggtaaccagaccaagttgaggcaggtattggacgaatggcgagatatccagaggaggggtaaggttccttatggcaaagtcaactgccggtattttccactatttgaggattggttgcggaagaggattgagtcTACATTTCTACCGTTCCCTGGAGGTGACTCAGTGTGTCCtaggattgagggtccaagttcttctgtcagcatggatGAGTTCTTAGAGGTGAAGCGGGAACGAGATCAGCTACTTGCAGAGAagacggaattggagatgagtgtcgctcggGTTCAGAGAGCTAATCAGGAGCTCAAAGCaaagatggaagatcaggataagcgGCATGCTTTGGAGACCAAGCGatttgagatggatacagcctactatgggaaggttagtcaggctttggcatcttcagCAAAGGAGCATGATATCACTaaggagaagctgttcagagcatcaaaggtgattgaagatgagaagaggaggcaaatcctagtcagggatcagagagatgagagagccagagtcctcgctgcagagtgggaagcggaaAAGGCAAAGATCAgggccgagagagatcattacatggcagagagagaccactacttcaggcagatgaagattcatcagaaggaagttggaagactacagcaggagaataccgagctcaggttcgccgcagagttcgcgaggatggaagatgagatagggccatctgtgggaccctcatctagctag